A genome region from Actinobacillus arthritidis includes the following:
- a CDS encoding RelA/SpoT family protein: MYLFQPLDSIIQGYLPADKIELVKRAFVIARDAHEGQTRSSGEPYITHPVAVASIIAEMKLDHEAVMAALLHDVIEDTPYTEEQLVAEFGASVAEIVQGVSKLDKLKFRTRQEAQVENFRKMILAMTKDIRVVLIKLADRTHNMRTLGALRPDKRRRIAKETLEIYSPLAHRLGIEHLKNELEDLCFQAMHPHRYRVLRMAIDMARGTRQDLISTISHEIQSRLDEAGIKGRVYGREKHLYSLYEKMRQRDQHFHSILDIYAFRVVVENLDNCYRVLGQMHSLYKPRPYKIRDYIAVPKSNGYQSLHTSMIGHKGVPIEVQIRTEDMDLMAELGVATHWRYTEDQTTATSVQQKAQQWSRSIIEPQQSAGNSDEFIENVKSDLFSDDIYVFTPKGRIVELPAKATAIDFAYAVHSDIGDRCVGAIVDRNPYPISQPLQSGQTVEILTEQGKRPSPSWLTFVVSAKARSKIRTALKHLENVDQVTDEVVKPEQLDVDIELEIKDQPGVLASLTNAIASMNSNIGTVESRPNGTGNYQVKMRISVTDNAHLYVVIQKLTKVNGVIRVTKA; this comes from the coding sequence CGGAAATGAAACTCGATCATGAAGCGGTAATGGCGGCATTGTTACACGATGTGATTGAAGATACACCTTACACGGAAGAACAGCTTGTCGCCGAATTTGGTGCGAGTGTTGCGGAAATCGTGCAAGGCGTTTCCAAGCTGGATAAATTAAAATTCCGTACCCGCCAAGAAGCACAAGTTGAGAACTTCCGCAAAATGATTTTGGCGATGACTAAAGACATTCGAGTGGTATTAATCAAACTGGCTGACCGTACCCATAATATGCGTACACTAGGGGCGTTACGTCCAGATAAACGTCGTCGTATTGCAAAAGAAACGCTTGAGATTTACAGTCCGTTAGCACATCGCTTAGGCATTGAACATCTTAAAAATGAATTGGAAGATCTCTGCTTCCAAGCGATGCACCCTCATCGTTATCGTGTCTTACGTATGGCAATTGATATGGCGCGCGGTACTCGCCAAGACCTTATTTCAACCATTTCTCACGAAATTCAATCACGTTTAGACGAAGCCGGTATCAAAGGCCGTGTTTATGGTAGAGAAAAACACCTCTACTCGCTTTATGAAAAAATGCGTCAACGCGACCAACATTTCCATTCCATTTTAGATATTTATGCGTTTAGAGTGGTGGTGGAAAACCTAGATAATTGCTACCGTGTATTGGGGCAAATGCACTCGCTGTATAAGCCTCGCCCGTACAAAATTCGTGACTATATTGCCGTGCCGAAAAGTAACGGTTATCAGTCATTACATACCTCAATGATTGGGCATAAAGGTGTGCCGATTGAAGTACAGATTCGTACCGAAGATATGGATTTAATGGCGGAACTCGGCGTAGCGACTCATTGGCGTTATACCGAAGATCAAACCACAGCAACCAGCGTACAACAAAAAGCGCAACAATGGTCGCGCAGTATTATCGAGCCGCAACAAAGCGCCGGTAACTCGGATGAATTTATTGAGAACGTTAAATCCGACCTTTTCTCCGATGACATTTATGTGTTCACGCCTAAAGGTCGTATTGTAGAATTGCCGGCAAAAGCAACCGCTATCGACTTTGCTTATGCGGTTCACTCGGATATTGGCGACCGTTGTGTCGGCGCAATCGTTGATCGCAATCCGTATCCGATCTCACAACCGTTGCAATCAGGACAAACGGTTGAAATTCTGACCGAACAAGGTAAACGACCAAGCCCGTCTTGGCTGACCTTTGTGGTGAGTGCCAAAGCCCGTTCAAAAATCCGCACTGCACTGAAACATTTAGAAAATGTTGATCAGGTTACGGATGAAGTAGTGAAACCGGAACAGTTGGATGTTGATATCGAATTGGAAATCAAAGACCAGCCGGGCGTATTGGCAAGTTTAACCAATGCGATTGCTTCAATGAACAGCAATATCGGCACGGTAGAAAGTCGTCCGAACGGTACGGGTAATTACCAAGTGAAAATGCGTATTTCCGTCACGGATAATGCCCATCTTTATGTAGTGATTCAGAAGCTAACCAAAGTAAACGGCGTCATTCGTGTCACAAAAGCCTAA
- the menB gene encoding 1,4-dihydroxy-2-naphthoyl-CoA synthase: MLYPSEEFLYAPVTWVDHSEGYTDIRYHKSTDGIAKITINRPEVRNAFRPQTVKEMIHAFADARFDEKIGVIVLTGEGEYAFCAGGDQKIRGDYGGYKDDSGVHHLNVLEFQRDIRTCPKPVVAMVAGYAVGGGHVLHMMCDLTIATDNAKFGQTGPKVGSFDGGWGASYMARIVGQKKAREIWFLCRMYDAQEALNMGLVNTVVPYADLEKETVRWCREMLQNSPIALRCLKAALNADCDGQAGLQELAGNATMLFYMTEEGQEGRNAFNEKREPDFSKFKRNP; the protein is encoded by the coding sequence ATGTTATATCCAAGCGAAGAATTTCTTTATGCACCAGTTACATGGGTAGATCACAGCGAAGGTTACACTGACATTCGTTACCACAAATCAACCGATGGTATTGCAAAAATTACCATCAATCGTCCTGAAGTACGTAACGCATTCCGTCCACAAACGGTTAAAGAAATGATCCACGCTTTCGCCGATGCTCGCTTTGACGAAAAAATCGGTGTAATTGTGCTAACCGGTGAAGGCGAATACGCATTCTGTGCTGGTGGTGACCAAAAAATTCGTGGTGACTACGGCGGTTATAAAGATGACAGTGGTGTACATCACTTAAACGTGTTGGAGTTCCAACGTGATATCCGTACTTGTCCGAAACCGGTTGTTGCAATGGTAGCAGGTTATGCGGTAGGTGGCGGTCACGTATTACATATGATGTGTGACTTAACGATCGCGACCGATAATGCGAAATTCGGTCAAACCGGCCCGAAAGTGGGTTCATTTGACGGTGGCTGGGGCGCAAGCTATATGGCTCGTATCGTAGGTCAGAAGAAAGCACGTGAAATCTGGTTCTTATGCCGTATGTACGATGCACAAGAAGCATTAAATATGGGCTTAGTAAACACAGTTGTACCTTATGCGGATCTTGAAAAAGAAACCGTGCGTTGGTGTCGTGAAATGTTACAAAACAGTCCAATCGCATTACGTTGCTTAAAAGCGGCATTAAATGCGGACTGTGACGGGCAAGCCGGTCTTCAAGAATTAGCAGGCAATGCGACGATGTTGTTCTATATGACGGAAGAAGGTCAAGAAGGTCGTAACGCTTTCAACGAAAAACGTGAACCTGACTTCAGTAAATTTAAACGTAATCCGTAG
- the mrcB gene encoding penicillin-binding protein 1B, giving the protein MSNTQTESKTPEQEDIQPKKKPFFIPTCLKLGLISACFAAFYGIYLDGRIRTKMDGQVWQLPAEVYSRIESISIDDKLSLEATKQALLDNGYRQVSQIATPGDFKIEDNKLVLLRRAFPFPETPEAQRILRLHFENNKLAHIEDLVQSKLIDEFRLDPKLIAMLHSGNDEERQALRLQQYPYFLIQALILTEDKRFYQHDGISPLGIARALIANYQAGRTVQGASTLTQQLVKNLFLTSEKTIVRKVNEALMSLILDFRYDKNRILETYLNEIYLGQNGSYQVHGFALASQFYFGRPIQEITPSQMALLVGMVKGPSLYNPWRHPEATLERRNVVLKLLLENQAITQPEYELLVKQPLGVKEKGTIYRQQPAFMQALNLDLKAELGETKYAQLSGAKIFTTLDRKRQRSAEQAVINGLEKLEESDSKIKDLQSAIVVAEYKTGKVRAIVGDRLTQFAGFNRAIQTKRQIGSLVKPSIYAIALSDPKNFRLNTPIQNRPITIYTKGSAPWTPRNYDKRFSGSVMLMDALVRSLNIPTVNIGMKVGLKKVITKQKEMGWDKADIPAYPSMLLGSYSISPYDVTKSYQVLANNGLKTPLTTIEAIMSHDGSPLYQRNIEEVSQQILPQEATIQTLYAMQQVVERGTARSLQNEFAHLRLAGKTGTTNNARDTWFVGVDGENVTTVWLGKDNNTDTNLTGSSGALFVYKQYLERALPTAFKLPKVNTMQWVGINGYGTINCDPNRQIPMWRDRGQHYCTNAGNVVEATKPTVLEAISLDKSKTENTKAEVAEDQQAIPTEEVAPTE; this is encoded by the coding sequence ATGTCAAATACCCAAACCGAATCTAAAACGCCAGAACAAGAAGATATACAACCAAAGAAAAAACCTTTCTTCATTCCGACTTGCCTCAAATTAGGTCTTATCAGTGCTTGCTTTGCGGCATTTTATGGGATCTACCTTGACGGGCGTATTCGTACCAAAATGGACGGTCAGGTTTGGCAATTACCGGCTGAAGTATATAGCCGAATTGAAAGTATTAGTATTGACGATAAACTCTCTCTTGAAGCAACCAAACAAGCATTGCTTGATAACGGCTATCGCCAAGTTTCTCAAATCGCAACGCCCGGCGATTTTAAAATCGAAGACAATAAATTAGTCTTATTACGCCGTGCATTTCCATTTCCCGAAACACCGGAAGCACAACGTATTTTACGTTTACACTTTGAAAATAATAAATTAGCACATATTGAGGACTTAGTACAAAGTAAGCTGATTGATGAGTTTCGTCTTGATCCGAAATTAATTGCGATGCTACATTCGGGCAATGATGAAGAACGTCAGGCATTACGTTTACAGCAATATCCGTACTTCCTCATTCAAGCATTAATCCTGACAGAGGATAAACGATTCTATCAACACGACGGTATCAGCCCGTTAGGTATTGCACGTGCATTAATAGCTAACTACCAGGCTGGCAGAACCGTGCAAGGTGCGAGTACGTTAACGCAACAATTGGTTAAAAACTTGTTTTTAACCAGTGAAAAAACCATTGTGCGTAAAGTGAATGAAGCATTAATGTCGCTGATTTTAGATTTCCGCTATGATAAAAATCGTATTCTTGAAACCTATTTAAACGAAATTTATCTAGGTCAAAACGGCAGTTATCAGGTACATGGATTTGCCTTAGCGAGCCAATTCTATTTCGGTCGCCCAATCCAAGAAATTACCCCGTCACAAATGGCGTTATTAGTTGGTATGGTGAAAGGACCTTCCCTCTATAATCCATGGCGTCATCCTGAGGCGACTTTGGAACGTCGTAATGTGGTATTAAAATTATTACTGGAAAACCAAGCAATTACCCAACCGGAATATGAATTACTGGTCAAACAACCGCTTGGTGTTAAAGAGAAAGGGACAATTTATCGTCAACAACCGGCATTTATGCAGGCGTTAAATCTTGATCTCAAAGCAGAATTAGGTGAAACCAAATATGCACAGCTTTCCGGTGCAAAAATTTTTACCACTTTGGATAGAAAGCGACAACGTTCTGCTGAACAAGCCGTCATTAACGGATTAGAAAAGTTAGAAGAATCAGACAGCAAAATCAAAGATTTGCAGTCTGCTATTGTGGTTGCAGAATATAAAACCGGGAAAGTTCGTGCGATTGTGGGCGACCGTTTAACCCAATTTGCCGGCTTTAACCGAGCGATTCAAACTAAACGCCAAATTGGTTCATTGGTTAAACCGTCAATTTATGCGATTGCCCTTTCTGATCCAAAGAATTTTCGCTTAAATACACCGATTCAGAATAGACCGATTACCATTTATACTAAGGGTTCAGCGCCTTGGACACCGAGAAACTACGATAAACGCTTTAGCGGTTCGGTGATGTTAATGGATGCTTTAGTTCGCTCTCTGAATATTCCGACCGTAAATATCGGTATGAAAGTCGGTTTAAAGAAAGTGATTACGAAGCAAAAAGAAATGGGCTGGGATAAAGCAGATATTCCGGCATATCCATCAATGTTATTAGGGTCGTATTCAATCTCGCCTTATGACGTGACAAAATCATATCAAGTTTTGGCAAATAACGGTTTAAAAACGCCATTAACCACAATTGAAGCCATTATGTCACACGACGGCAGTCCACTCTATCAACGTAATATTGAAGAAGTGAGCCAACAAATCTTGCCTCAAGAAGCGACTATCCAGACATTGTATGCGATGCAACAAGTAGTGGAACGAGGCACGGCACGTAGCTTACAAAATGAATTTGCACATTTACGTTTAGCCGGTAAAACCGGGACAACCAATAATGCACGTGATACGTGGTTTGTTGGAGTGGATGGCGAAAACGTGACGACTGTATGGCTAGGTAAGGATAATAATACTGATACCAACTTAACCGGTTCAAGCGGTGCATTATTTGTCTATAAACAATATTTAGAGCGTGCGTTACCGACCGCCTTTAAATTACCGAAAGTCAATACCATGCAATGGGTAGGGATTAATGGCTACGGCACAATTAATTGTGATCCAAACCGTCAAATTCCAATGTGGCGTGACCGTGGACAACATTACTGTACTAACGCTGGTAATGTAGTGGAAGCAACTAAACCAACGGTATTAGAGGCAATTTCACTTGATAAATCCAAAACGGAAAATACCAAAGCTGAAGTTGCTGAAGATCAACAAGCCATTCCAACTGAAGAAGTAGCACCAACCGAATAA
- the ykgO gene encoding type B 50S ribosomal protein L36, which produces MKILNSLKTAKSRHPDCQIVRRKGKLYVICKTNPRFKARQR; this is translated from the coding sequence ATGAAAATTTTAAACTCATTAAAAACGGCAAAAAGTCGTCACCCGGATTGCCAGATTGTACGTCGTAAAGGCAAACTTTATGTGATCTGCAAAACCAATCCACGTTTCAAAGCTCGTCAGCGTTAA
- a CDS encoding type B 50S ribosomal protein L31: protein MKKGIHPENYREVLFYDGSVQMGWIIRSCATTTKTMVWEDGKEYPFYPLDTSSASHPVYTGKRREANTEGRASRFNERFKGMAGLTAKK, encoded by the coding sequence ATGAAAAAAGGGATTCACCCTGAAAATTATCGTGAAGTATTGTTTTATGACGGTTCAGTACAAATGGGTTGGATTATTCGCTCTTGTGCGACTACAACGAAAACAATGGTGTGGGAAGATGGTAAAGAATACCCATTTTATCCGCTAGATACTTCATCTGCTTCACATCCTGTGTATACGGGTAAACGCCGGGAAGCGAATACGGAAGGTAGAGCAAGTCGCTTTAATGAACGCTTTAAAGGTATGGCTGGCTTAACTGCGAAAAAATAG
- the rpe gene encoding ribulose-phosphate 3-epimerase: MAQQPFLIAPSILSADLARLGDDVLEVLKAGGDIIHFDVMDNHFVPNLTFGPAICKALRDYGITADIDVHLMVKPVERLIPDFAKAGANYITFHPEATDHIDRTLQMIRDHGCKSGLVFNPATPLHYLDYVMDKVDMILLMGVNPGFGGQKFIPATLNKLREVRHRIDATGRSIRLEIDGGVKIDNIAEIAEAGADTFVAGSAIFDQPDYKAVIDQMRAELAKI, translated from the coding sequence ATGGCTCAACAACCATTCTTAATCGCCCCTTCTATTCTATCTGCTGATCTTGCTCGTCTAGGTGACGATGTTTTAGAAGTCCTCAAAGCCGGTGGCGATATTATTCATTTTGATGTCATGGATAACCATTTTGTACCCAACCTGACATTTGGTCCGGCAATTTGTAAAGCACTGCGTGATTATGGGATTACGGCGGACATTGATGTACATTTAATGGTAAAACCAGTCGAACGTTTAATTCCAGATTTTGCAAAAGCCGGGGCTAACTATATTACTTTCCACCCGGAAGCGACTGATCATATTGATCGTACATTGCAAATGATTCGAGATCACGGCTGTAAATCTGGGTTGGTGTTTAATCCTGCCACGCCACTCCATTATCTTGATTATGTAATGGATAAAGTGGATATGATTTTATTAATGGGCGTTAATCCCGGTTTTGGCGGACAAAAATTTATTCCAGCTACACTGAATAAATTAAGGGAAGTGCGTCATCGTATTGATGCTACCGGCAGAAGTATTCGCTTAGAAATTGATGGTGGCGTAAAAATTGACAATATCGCAGAAATAGCCGAAGCAGGTGCAGATACCTTTGTTGCCGGTTCTGCTATTTTTGATCAGCCGGACTATAAAGCGGTTATCGACCAAATGCGTGCCGAACTGGCTAAGATTTAA
- the acpP gene encoding acyl carrier protein encodes MSIEERVKKIIVDQLGVKAEDVKPEASFIEDLGADSLDTVELVMALEEEFDIEIPDEEAEKITTVQSAIDYVTKANA; translated from the coding sequence ATGAGCATTGAAGAACGCGTAAAAAAAATTATCGTTGATCAATTAGGTGTTAAAGCTGAAGACGTTAAACCAGAAGCTTCATTCATTGAAGATTTAGGTGCAGACTCTTTAGATACCGTTGAGTTAGTGATGGCTTTAGAAGAAGAATTCGATATCGAAATTCCAGATGAAGAAGCTGAAAAAATCACAACAGTTCAATCAGCGATTGACTACGTGACAAAAGCTAACGCATAA
- the mltG gene encoding endolytic transglycosylase MltG has protein sequence MIKKLFISLGLIGAITLGGVFYGYQKLNDLAQHPITTKADQFFLLEKGTSSQKLAQLLEEQHIVNHDDVSLLPYLMRFKPELSKFKAGTYSLNGLNTVEDLLKHFSSGKEVQLNVQFIEGKTFKVWREQLAQASYMQHTLTGKSEAEIAQLLGIKHDKLEGWIAPDTYSYVPNSSDLALLKRAYQKQQKALDNAWQNRAENLPLVTPYEMLILASIVEKETAVASERPQVASVFINRLRLKMRLQTDPTVIYGMGDRYNGNIRKKDLEEATPYNTYVIDGLPPTPIAMPSEAALKAVSQPDNTPYLYFVADGSGGHKFSKSLDEHNQAVRDWIKIERNKKLEKK, from the coding sequence ATGATCAAAAAACTTTTTATTTCACTCGGCTTAATCGGTGCTATCACTTTAGGCGGTGTATTCTATGGTTATCAAAAACTTAATGATTTAGCACAACATCCAATTACCACCAAAGCAGATCAATTCTTTCTATTAGAAAAAGGCACATCTAGCCAAAAACTAGCACAATTACTAGAAGAACAACATATCGTTAATCACGATGATGTGAGCTTACTCCCCTACTTAATGCGTTTTAAGCCGGAACTCAGCAAATTCAAAGCAGGGACTTACTCACTTAATGGACTTAACACCGTTGAAGATTTGCTGAAACATTTTAGTTCCGGCAAAGAAGTACAACTTAACGTACAATTTATCGAAGGCAAAACCTTTAAGGTTTGGCGTGAACAATTGGCGCAAGCAAGTTATATGCAACACACACTAACTGGAAAATCTGAAGCGGAAATTGCCCAACTACTTGGGATTAAACACGATAAACTCGAAGGCTGGATTGCCCCGGATACCTATAGTTATGTTCCGAACTCAAGCGATTTAGCCTTACTTAAACGTGCTTATCAAAAACAACAAAAAGCATTGGATAATGCTTGGCAAAATCGTGCGGAAAATCTACCGCTTGTCACCCCGTATGAAATGCTGATTTTGGCTTCGATTGTGGAAAAAGAAACTGCCGTTGCAAGCGAACGCCCACAAGTGGCTTCCGTGTTTATTAATCGTCTTCGATTAAAAATGAGATTGCAAACCGATCCAACCGTAATTTACGGTATGGGCGATCGGTATAACGGTAATATTCGTAAAAAAGATTTAGAGGAAGCCACACCTTATAATACTTACGTGATTGACGGCTTACCGCCAACACCGATTGCAATGCCAAGTGAAGCCGCACTAAAAGCAGTTTCACAACCAGATAATACGCCATATCTCTATTTTGTGGCGGACGGGAGTGGCGGACATAAATTTAGCAAAAGTCTAGACGAACACAACCAAGCGGTTCGTGACTGGATTAAAATCGAACGAAACAAAAAACTTGAGAAGAAATAA
- the tmk gene encoding dTMP kinase, protein MRGKFIVLEGLEGAGKTTAHQVILAQLEKAGKNVVQTREPGGTPLAEKLRHLIKHETEEAVSDKAELLMLYAARIQLVENVIKPALAEGKWVLGDRHDMSSQAYQGGGRQIDRHLLETLKETVLGKFEPDLTIYLDIDPAVGLARARGRGELDRIEQQSLDFFYRTRQRYLELTQNNEKAVIINAEQPIEKVAADIQQAVANFLNIAK, encoded by the coding sequence ATGCGTGGAAAATTTATTGTTTTGGAAGGTTTAGAAGGTGCTGGCAAAACCACCGCCCACCAAGTGATTTTGGCACAATTGGAAAAAGCGGGTAAAAATGTGGTACAAACCCGTGAACCCGGTGGTACGCCGCTCGCAGAAAAATTACGTCATTTAATCAAACACGAAACCGAAGAAGCGGTTAGTGATAAAGCCGAATTACTGATGTTATATGCGGCACGTATTCAATTAGTCGAAAACGTAATTAAACCGGCATTGGCAGAAGGCAAATGGGTGTTAGGCGATCGTCACGATATGTCTTCTCAGGCTTATCAAGGTGGTGGACGCCAAATTGATCGTCACTTACTCGAAACCTTGAAAGAAACCGTTTTAGGTAAATTTGAACCTGATTTAACGATCTATTTAGATATCGATCCTGCGGTCGGTTTAGCACGTGCGAGAGGTCGTGGCGAACTGGATCGTATTGAACAGCAAAGCCTTGATTTCTTTTATCGCACACGCCAACGTTATTTGGAACTGACACAAAATAACGAGAAAGCGGTAATTATTAATGCAGAACAACCGATTGAAAAAGTAGCGGCAGATATTCAACAAGCGGTCGCAAATTTCTTAAATATTGCAAAATAA
- a CDS encoding DNA polymerase III subunit delta', whose amino-acid sequence MLYPWLQSTYQQLTESFLHGRGHHALLFKTDSGLGTETLIRHFAHWLLCKNPLGEQACQQCKSCLLTTAGNHPDFHILEPIDGKDIGIDQVRETNAKLQNFSQQGGNAVVYIRGAERLTEASSNALLKTLEEPHNSVYFLLEAPLQGAMLPTIQSRCQTWLIHPPETDIALDWLQANCSGVDFASCEIAMRLCHQRPLICKNFLENDRLQARKTFLQTFWRFFKNRDVLLLFTAFDEEKELVLQQLEWLDSFFADALKAKMDIAIGWTNPDLQAGILPFSQQLSAQVLLKGHQILQQTRQDLQQVNAVNLELMLLNCLTRLVLEVFE is encoded by the coding sequence ATGCTATATCCTTGGCTTCAATCCACTTATCAACAACTGACAGAATCCTTTTTACATGGGCGTGGTCATCACGCCCTGTTATTTAAAACCGATTCGGGTTTAGGCACGGAAACGCTGATTCGTCATTTTGCACATTGGCTACTCTGCAAAAATCCGCTCGGCGAACAGGCTTGCCAGCAATGTAAAAGTTGTTTATTGACTACTGCCGGAAACCATCCCGATTTCCATATCTTAGAACCGATTGACGGTAAAGATATCGGGATTGATCAAGTACGTGAAACCAATGCCAAATTGCAAAACTTCTCGCAACAAGGTGGCAATGCGGTGGTATATATCCGAGGTGCGGAACGCTTAACCGAAGCAAGTAGCAATGCTCTCTTAAAAACGCTTGAAGAACCGCATAACAGCGTTTATTTTCTGCTAGAAGCACCATTACAAGGTGCAATGTTACCGACCATTCAAAGTCGTTGCCAAACCTGGTTAATTCATCCACCGGAAACGGATATTGCGTTAGATTGGTTGCAAGCAAACTGTAGTGGTGTCGATTTTGCTTCTTGTGAAATTGCGATGCGTTTATGTCATCAACGCCCGCTGATTTGCAAAAATTTCTTAGAAAATGACCGCTTGCAAGCTCGTAAAACCTTTTTGCAAACCTTTTGGCGTTTCTTTAAAAACCGAGATGTGTTACTCCTCTTTACCGCATTCGATGAAGAAAAAGAATTGGTATTACAACAATTAGAATGGTTGGATAGTTTTTTTGCCGATGCGTTAAAAGCCAAAATGGATATCGCAATCGGTTGGACAAATCCGGATTTACAAGCCGGTATTCTGCCATTTAGCCAACAACTCTCCGCTCAAGTATTGCTAAAAGGTCACCAAATTCTGCAACAAACCCGCCAAGACTTACAGCAAGTCAATGCGGTTAATTTGGAATTGATGTTACTTAATTGCCTGACACGACTGGTGTTAGAGGTTTTTGAATAG
- a CDS encoding ribbon-helix-helix domain-containing protein — translation MNTINITLGEYFDNFIDKLLKTGRYPSENDIIIVALKMLQEKENTLLQLSENKNS, via the coding sequence ATGAATACAATAAATATTACTTTGGGAGAATATTTTGATAATTTTATAGATAAATTATTGAAAACCGGTCGTTATCCATCAGAAAATGACATTATTATTGTTGCCTTAAAAATGCTACAGGAAAAAGAAAATACCCTTTTACAGCTTTCAGAAAACAAAAATTCATAG
- a CDS encoding TatD family hydrolase, which translates to MKDLFIIDSHCHLDALDYETRHKNVDEVIENAKARGVHHFISICTTVGRFEAMKALTAHRNDVSLSCGVHPLNVEDEPFDYDKLLAFAQDEKVVAIGETGLDYHYTPETKALQQSLFSQQIEIANKVNKPLIIHTRSARQDTMDMLIAGNAEKCGGVLHCFTEDWDMAKRALDIGFYISISGIITFRNAEELRDVVRKVPLDRLLVETDSPYLAPIPYRGKPNQPAYVRETCEYIAALKGVSTEELARITTKNVQNLFKITL; encoded by the coding sequence TTGAAAGACTTATTTATTATCGACTCACATTGTCATTTAGATGCTTTAGATTATGAAACTCGTCATAAAAACGTGGACGAGGTGATCGAAAATGCTAAAGCACGTGGCGTTCATCATTTTATCTCAATTTGTACTACTGTCGGGCGTTTTGAGGCGATGAAAGCCTTAACGGCACATCGTAATGATGTTTCACTATCTTGTGGCGTGCATCCGTTAAATGTCGAAGATGAACCGTTTGATTACGACAAACTACTTGCCTTCGCACAGGATGAAAAAGTGGTTGCGATTGGTGAAACCGGCTTAGATTACCATTACACGCCGGAAACGAAAGCGTTACAACAATCGCTGTTTTCACAACAAATTGAAATTGCCAATAAAGTGAATAAACCGCTGATTATTCACACTCGTTCCGCTCGTCAAGATACAATGGATATGCTGATTGCTGGCAATGCTGAAAAATGTGGCGGTGTATTACATTGCTTTACCGAAGATTGGGATATGGCAAAACGTGCATTAGATATTGGTTTCTATATCTCGATTTCAGGTATTATCACCTTCCGTAATGCGGAAGAATTACGTGATGTAGTACGTAAAGTACCACTTGATCGTTTATTGGTTGAAACCGATTCGCCTTACCTTGCACCGATCCCGTATCGTGGTAAACCAAATCAGCCGGCTTACGTGCGTGAAACTTGTGAGTATATTGCCGCCCTAAAAGGCGTTTCAACGGAAGAATTAGCTCGCATTACCACTAAAAATGTGCAAAACTTATTCAAAATTACACTCTAA
- a CDS encoding DUF1523 family protein, with amino-acid sequence MKAILKYFLILVSLSFFIVLGGAVNYAMPSYETTTVTGMEVRRMDKDGIISKANPADGEVRDVYFLFTENPETKKVMVYRNEDTGWGLPPYFKFGSADIQAKAQAYANDKQLVQIKYYGWRINFLNEFRNIVSIKPLAEGESDSMPIFSYILYGVLALLFFLSIQFIRGIFRSE; translated from the coding sequence ATGAAAGCGATTTTAAAATATTTTCTCATCCTCGTCTCACTCTCATTTTTTATTGTGTTAGGTGGTGCAGTCAATTATGCGATGCCAAGCTATGAAACTACCACGGTAACTGGTATGGAAGTACGTCGTATGGATAAAGACGGTATCATCAGTAAAGCTAACCCAGCAGACGGCGAAGTGCGTGATGTCTATTTCTTGTTTACCGAGAATCCGGAAACGAAAAAAGTGATGGTATATCGTAACGAAGATACCGGTTGGGGCTTACCGCCTTATTTCAAATTCGGCTCTGCGGATATTCAAGCCAAAGCCCAAGCGTATGCAAACGACAAACAACTGGTGCAAATTAAATATTACGGCTGGCGTATTAACTTCTTAAATGAATTTAGAAATATTGTGTCAATCAAACCGTTAGCCGAAGGCGAAAGCGACTCAATGCCGATTTTCAGTTATATTCTCTACGGCGTATTAGCGTTGCTATTCTTCCTCTCCATTCAATTTATTCGTGGCATCTTCCGTAGCGAATAA